Part of the Aptenodytes patagonicus chromosome 2, bAptPat1.pri.cur, whole genome shotgun sequence genome, GTGTGGCCAGAAAGTAGTAAAAGGCAGAAACAGGAAGCAAAACATAGATTGCCTCTGTAGCTTGTCAGTGGACTtaaaggaggtgggggggaagtccAGAATTCTGGTGAACCTTTGATGATTTCTAAAATTTGATTTATTGTGTAGCAGGAACCATAGGCAGTAGCTCAGTACAAGCACACTTAGAGCAAACAGAAATTAAGAGGAAGTCCACCTCTCTTTCTATCACACCCTCTCATGCTCCAGTCTTCCCGAACTAGGACTCCACATCCATACTTTCTCTTTATTCTACACCTCAAAAATTAGGGCCCACCCCAGTCCACTCACCTCCATTCCTGTAAGGTGATTAGCAGAAACTGCATGTGGGGAGGTACCTGAACTGAAGGGTAAGCATCTCTGCAGATCCAGTTATGGATTGTGAGTGACTGCTTGCATATGGGACTTCACCCAGTGGTTCGTATAATCACCTCCacacagaaaattactttcaaCGTACCACCCACAAGCAGTTCCTTTGATAACCACCAAACTCTTATCATACATAATAAACTTAGTTTACTTGGCAGGAGTCCACActcaaatgttttgaaaaaactGTTGATCACTAGAGTTGTATGTTCTAGGTACATATTTAAGAAGTATTGCTATAAAAGCTGGGAATCATCATCTCTCCTCCACTTATGTACTGTTATTTGGAAACCAGGTGGAGGTGCCGCTACATAAATTCAGGAAATTAGACCAGTGCTCTAGATGCATTTCACTGGAGCTTTGAATCAAGCACAGGCAGGAGTTTCAAAAACCGTGTCTCCTCACATACCAAATAAGCTACAAGACACCCAACACAGCACTTTGTATTAGGCACTACAATTTAGTAACCTGAACTTGTGTCATTAAGGTTCCTAGATTGTAAGCACTCAAGTAAATTACTGGATCTAACCCAGAGAGTCATataaaatcaatataaaaattaAGTCAGGAATAAGTATGATGCTTTAAGTTCATAACCTGCCTTATTTCAGGCAAACTTTCTGTTGCAGGCTAGCCCTACAGAGCTGCTGAAATCTGCAAATCATCATTTCTGTTCTAGCAATACTGTGTATTAATTTAGTTTGCATGTCTTCTATTCTAAACAAACTGAAGCTGTTTAAGAAAAGCTATTGATGTCAAGATTTATACTACctgaaaaagcagtgaaaaaggcTTATCACTTCAATAAAAGGACACAGTAAGTTCATTTGGGTCAATACAGAATATAATGGTAAGAGCTATTTTTGAGTAACAACTCTGCAGGTGCACTTACTTCACAATGACTGCCACACTTGGGAGTTATTCTACAAATTGGCAAGCCCTAGAGATACGATATTATTGTTCTCCATTTGTGAATctgaatttaaacagaaattttacaGATTGGGATCACTGAATGGAATTCTAACAACATTTCAACTTCTTATTTGAAAGTTGGGAGGCCCCAGTGTGTGTAAATACTAGCCAATGGTAACATTTTCCCTTAGTTTTGTAACTTAAAAAATTCAAACATCTCCAGTATTTTAGTTTTGATACTGTAATAGCTACACTTAGATGTAATAATGGTCGTGAAGTAGACTTCTTTAAAGACTTACAGTCTCTACAGGCTTCTCTTAAAACTTCTTTAGTTTTAACAGCCTAAATAGAGCAAGAGGAGGCATTTTTTGTAATATATGATTATTCTAAGGCAAACAAACCTGTAATTATTATCTGAGATGGATGATACAAGAAATTAACTGTACTGTTCTCTATAAATAAGCTTTCTatgatacacttttttttttttcacatagaCAATTTCAAGTTCCCTTTCAGATAAGAAGCAGCAACAGTTTACATATGCAACTCTAAAAAAAGGCCTTGTTCTTTAGTTAATACCTTTTCCTGAGTCTTACTATTTTGAGGTAAATTAGTTACTACTACTACCAGACTAAGGGAAGAGAGAATGCCAAGAAACATTCAGtcaaataaatcactttttttgcTACTAAAAAATAGCAACATATTTGTGTTTCACTTCAATATAAACAAGGCGGTCCTGAATACTGCGGTActacaacaacagcagcagcagtaccCCTGAGATTATCTAATTTTATCACCTCAGCATTACTTGAGGGAAGCCAGTGGAAATGCTATACCGGTGAATTGTTGATTAGCTCAGTCACACTAATCCCTGATGTAGCATGGCAACCAGAAGAACATAAGATTTGCTTCATATTATTGGTGAAGAGCTATTACTGAAACTATTCATATCTACATACCCTTTATACTTGCACCTGAGACACACACAGTTATCAAGTAAGCAGATTACAATTGCACTTCTTTCAGTTTAGTTAACTGGTATGGAATGAAGATTTGACTACAAGAttcaacttaaaaataaagttactgcTATAACACATGAATGAGCAGGACAAAACGCATGCGTctgttacacatacacacacaaacacagagaggtTTAGTAACtactggaaacagaaaacaggaTTAAATTGAGGTTTCTGCCATGCTGTTACCTCCTCCCTGATCTCTACACTAGATTCTATTTTAACCTTACAGCATCATCTGTAAGAATGCCTGACAGCTGCAAACTACTTCTAATCTCATTTTCTACTTTCAtcttttatttgtattcatttctcCCCAGTCCAGGTTGTTCGCTATTCTTTACAATCTTATTAGAATTATTTAATAGACCAGTATAGAGCTAAAGGGCACTAAAAATAAGATTTCCAGAAGTTCCATTACTGGCTTTTAGTTAAGATCTTCTTTGGCCTTGTATTTAACTCTTAGTATTTTTGATTGAACCCCAATAGTTTTTTCAGGACTTCTAGACACTACTGAAATACAGTCATCTTTTCCTTATCCATAAGTGGATTAGTTCGTCTGAGCTTACATGATGTAGCTGCCTGCAGCGCTGTGCCCTGCACGTGGGAGGCATGCACTTGCACCAAAAGCTGTCTTTCACTATAGCGTGCCTCCTTTCTAAACAAGGCTTTTGAGTACAGCTCCAGAAGATGCATGAACCATATATAGTCTTATAGTTTACGACTCTGTGCCCTGCATTAGTCATGTTTTCTCATCTTATCCCTCCATTATTCCAGGTAAGTAAGAGATGATTGTAAACAGGTGCTGTCTTTGTGCATGCATCAGACAGAACTCCAAACTCCTAGAGGAAGCTAAATAGTTGGTTTATATTTGGTCCCTAACAGTAAAGCCTAAGCATTTGTAAAGTGAAAAGAGGTAGTATCTGATCTACTTGCATCCACTAGTTTTCAATCAAACAGCAATTCACTGGTAGCCATCCGAAGCCAACTaagaaaacatgaatttttttcctgtcctcaGAATAGCCTTGAGGCATCACCATGTCAAAACTGACAGCCTCACATCTGCCTCAACTACCTATCTGCAATCCAGTTTTGTAGTGTTTaagtaattagatttttttataaCAGCAAAACAGCAACTTTATTTCATCTATTTTctagtgcatttaaaaaaaataataaaacatacagaaaggttggaaaaaaatccctctctgcTTATACTGTCATTTTAAGGTTCTGTGGCTAACCACATTTCTCACCTAGTGGAATTTTAGCACTGTGGAGTCCAAACATTTGACTGTTTCACGTTACATTGGTTTTCAGTTCTGGCGTATGCTTTAAGCTTCCCACTTCCTTCTTCAGGACATTAAGCAAAGTTCTAGAACTATCCAAAATCTTCATGTAAGCAGCTTCAGTTTCAGCAAGAATTTTATCAAGCTCATTCCGTGAAGCTACCTTTTGGGCCAGGTTTTCACATACACACTCCAGTTGTTCACTCAGGACTTGGATTTCATGCtggagtttatttttttcctcttctgcttgctgGATTTGCTTGTTCAGCTCTTCTTTTTGCATACACAAGTCTTCAATGCATTTCACTAGCTCGTTGTTGTAACCCTGAAGAACAGCTCCCTGCTGAGTCATCCTCCACTCCCCTCCCCGAGCTCTACCAGTGCTCCCTGCAGTCCCCTCTCAGCAACAGCCTTCCGCACTCTAAAaaacaagacaacaaaaaacAGAAACGAAAATTGTGTAAAAGAGAGTTATCATGAATAATGCTACGCTAGGACAGACAGAGCCACGGGGAAAGATGCTTTGTTTAAGGTTAACATGCTAGTTCTGAGTTGTGCCACATCTCTTCCCTTTTCAGGAAGAGGGCAGGACAAAATTCGACATCTACACTCTACCTTTACTGAAAGCTGGCCTCTCCTATGATACCGTCATAGCAATGCTCAACTGTGGTATCACCAAATGACCCTTCTCCCAGGAGAAGGCTCAGCAGTCACCACCAGCAGCGGCATCCACTCGGCCTCCGACGAGGGGGATCTTTCTCGCAAACTGAGCGCCAGGCATCCACTTCAGACAGCCCGGGGCCACCTGAAGCAAACCGATCTGGCGCTGTTGGCTACTCACGGGCGCCGGGATGACAATTTTACGCGCGTGCCGAGACGCGGACGAGCTGCTTGCTCGCCGGAGGCGGCCGTTAGCGCCCCTCACCCGCCGCCCCCcactcacccccacccccccggcggCGGTTTCACCGCACCCGGGCCGTTCTGCCGCCAGCGCCTCGCTCCCTCAGCGGCCGGAGCTGCGGCAGCCTAGCGGCGTTTCTTCAGGGGCCGAGAGCAAAGCCCCGCCACCGCGGGTCGGGAACAAACCGGCGCCGCCGCAGGGGCCAGGCGGCTGGGCAAGGCCCGAcccgggcggccgccgctgcctccCCAGAGACATTTTAACAACGCCTCATCGCCGAGCGCTGCAGAAGACGAGCCGTACACAAAATGGCTCCTACCTATACATCAAGTCCCTGGgcggaaggggaggagggggtaGGTAAGAGGAGACCTTCCCTTTCCTATCTCGCGGCCGggcgccgctccccccgccccgccactgCTCTCGCAATTCCCCCTATTGCCCCCACCTGCCTGGCGTTCCCGCCCTGTCGGCTCCCACCGAGAAAGCCGGCTGCCCCGCCGTGGCCCGGCTCCCTctcggcccggcccgcccgcgcgGGGAAGCGAGGCGCGACGGTAGCGTGGCCCCCGACCGGCGGGGGCTCCCCTCGGCCAATCAGCCGGGCGCGCCCGGCTAACGGCTGCTCCGACCGGCAGTGCCTCGGAGTCGCCGGGTGAGGGGTCACGGAAATACCCGAGCGTTTCCGAACGCGGCGCCGCCCTGACGGGAGCGTGAAAACATCTCTACGGAAATAACCGATGTTTTCCGAAGACAGGTAGCGTTCGGGAGAGGAGAACGAGGCGGGTCGGccgctgggaggaggagggagggaggagagttaCGGAATGAGCCGATGTTTGCCGAAGGGAGAGATTGAAGGGCGTTGGGCTCGGCGAAGGCAGCCGATGTTTCCCGAAGGCAGAGTCGCCCGAGAGCaaaggggacagaggggacgGAGCGTGTCGGAAAGAGCCGAAAAGAGCCGACGTTAACCGAGCGCGGCGTCGCCCGAGTTTCCCGGATGTAGTtggaggagcggcggcggcggtggcggcgggcgcagc contains:
- the LOC143157157 gene encoding microtubule nucleation factor SSNA1-like translates to MTQQGAVLQGYNNELVKCIEDLCMQKEELNKQIQQAEEEKNKLQHEIQVLSEQLECVCENLAQKVASRNELDKILAETEAAYMKILDSSRTLLNVLKKEVGSLKHTPELKTNVT